Genomic segment of Porites lutea chromosome 13, jaPorLute2.1, whole genome shotgun sequence:
tccccaatcttcctctgtcataaaatcaaagatggcgacaACAATACGAACATAAACAAGCCTTCgcccgcccaaaatacgcctgcactacAGGCTATTATTAATCATATATATCatcaaaagaataacaaaacgGTGCTTTTGCTATTTGCCTTCTTCTTTGAAGCACTGAATTTTTTCTGCAATCCTGCAACTTATCACTATAACTGCCAAAGCAAGCAAAAGCGTTTCTCTGCGCTGGGAGATAGACTCTGTCTTAATGATACTTTTTTCAGTACGAAAGCAGAACAACTTCCCTTTAGCTTTAACAAAATTGCCCTTACCTCCGTGAAAAGTAATTTGTGTCGAAGACAGTCTTTGTCTTGATGGCGTGCAGCGTATTCCTTAGAGCATCTTTTATAATTTCCCTTTGTTCTAGCTGGCTGAAGATAAAAGTCGGCAAGGATATTGTATGTGACGAGAGAAATATCTCTATCAACACATTCTTCGTTTCTTCTATCCGCATAAACAATTTTTCGGCCCAGCGAAGGACTTTCTGAATTCATATTCGCCGGTTCAAACTAAGACCGCGAATATAAATTCGCTTTCCAGGGATAATGCTTGATTGACATTTGCATATCAGCGAATCAAAACTACTTCCGCTGCATGCTTCTAGTTGAGAAATGATATTGTATTTGCCGACTTCATATTTTctcggcaaaacaaaacatgcaaaGACAGCTacaatttacaaaaacaattaatcaCTAAAAACGTGCTCTTTATGACTgtcaatgtatttttaaattttggagGAATGTTTTTACGTCTGCCACTGGACTGCTTACTGAAGCCCTGGACTTATATTACTCGTGGTTACAAGAGGGATTTATGTAAAACGGAGGAGCTAATACCCCAAGGGGAACTATAACCGGCATAGATAAAGCACGTCGAAACCGGAGCtgtagcagtgctgatcaaaatacgaCTTGCATTTGCTGGTTTTTAATGAAGATCCAAAACGTTATGATAAATCGAATTCTGAGGGGGGTTTATAATTGGAGCTTACAGGGTCTTATACCGGGGGGGAGGAGTCTCCCGTAAACAAattgacggggatgctcgtcgtctcgctttggggttaatttcaattttccaacgagcatccccgtcaaaTTTATATGGAAGTCCCCCGGGGTCTTATGTACGGGGGGCTTATAAGTGGACGTTTTTCGGTTGTTGTTTACAGCTAGATTGGACTATAACTGGGGCGGAGAGGGGGGACTAAAGAGCACAAGTTTACGGTATGGGTTTACCTCATTGTGATCATCAGAGGAACGAGTTCTTCGTGTGTACAGTATATCGGATCTATAAGACCTAGATCTACGGCCCCAAAATACAAAACAGTTAGGATGGGTAGTAGaaagaacctgggaacgaggttactTTGCCTGGAGGACGACCAGCTTGCTGTTAATTCTTCTCTTTTTATCCATATTGGTATCCTTCAGGAGTTTTTCGTTTTAATCTTCCCACGAGCATTTTCGTCCCCCCGTCCCTTTCAACGAGAGACACCCCCCTATCCACTCTTCCGGGTGCTAGGAGTCGTTTTGTAACGCACGAACACTTGACTTCACGCACGCGTTTAGCACATACCGATTTCGTCACACGTCGTTCGACGAGCGAGGGGTTGTTTTCGTCCGATAGCATGCAAACATGAAACAGAGCGGTTAAAATCTTGACGAAGGACTGTAGTAAACAAGGCATAGGACACTCGATTTGTAAGTAAAGCCAATATATTCTTTAATATTTAAACTGAAGATCGGTCACTAATATGCGAATCCAGACTGTCGAAACACCGAACAAAAGTTCGATCGAACCTCGATCCTTATAATATCATTTCGAAGCTTTGATCACCGGGTCAAGGAAGGTCCGAAAGTCCTCTGATCCACGATGCAGTCGATGGTTTCAACAAGTTCACCATACAACCTTTGGACGAATCCATGTGCTCAACAAAAGACTTATCAAAATTCTGCTTCTATAAGCTTTAATAATTTGCGGGCTGGCCGTTCGTTAATATCCTTGCATTTTAGGTGTCTTAGTTGCACTTTTCGTACGTGATCCAGCACGATCGGAAAACCAAATACAGTTGCTATAAATTTGCAACAGGTCAAGTAATTCTTTTTAAGAAGTGAGTTAACAAATAAGGGCACGTTTTACTCCGCTCGTCGGTTCGTTGTATTTTATATGCACAATCGattctttattttgaaacactacaaatccttctaataaTTTATTGAAATACAGTTCAGTcccgtgtttttttttgttattaaccAGTTTCGTTTGGACCCAATGTTCGACCTTACGTTTACAGATCATTATCCTCTTAAGTGAGTGATCATGAAGACTAAACTGAACCACTGTTTACGTTGGGCAGTAAACACACATCACACAATGTTTATTTATGATTTAATTTTTCGTGAACTTGCAGCAGTTGCCATAAGTAGTTACTTTAAGCACGTAACAAGTAAATTGTGATAAGAGGGGAATTTTCTCGAATACTGCATTAATTCCGCTCATCGAGATTACAATGTCGGTTGCGTGACGTTGATGTCAGCCGAGACAAGAAATGACGTTtcgctgtaaaaaaaaaaaaacacttgtatATTTAGAACAAGATGTTTGTAACCAGCAAGCCTGTTTCAAAATTTCCTCTCTAGTGACCCCTTAACCCCCTTCTAAATCATACAAAAACTGGAATTATCAAAGCTAGACATGCAGTATGTTCTAGTTTATATTTTCCTCAGTGGGTGTTGTTTTTAATAAATCAACACAAGTTTATCCCATTTTGTTCCCCCTGAGAAATCCCAAGTGTAACAATTCTAATGAAACGGTAGTGAAAGCCCGTAAAAGCACGTCTGAGCAGTTCTTTCCCACCGGATGATCGAAAATTCAAGGAAAATATTGGTCATTTataaaaattgtcaaaattaTTCTTCACTGTAGATTGATTGTTTGTATTGCCTCTCAATCTAAATAGGAACTTCTAGTTCATAGTGCTGCTATTGGTTACTTGAGATGAATGTCATGGTCATGTGGCTTCAGTGGGTGGTTAAAGATAACAGATTGTTTTTAAAGGCACCTGTTATTAATTGCATATTTCAAATTTAATATGAAAATAAGTATTTTTAGGTCCTTTCAAAACAATCTCCAATCCCAATTTACAGCTTACTCTATCATCTACACAGGGACCCCAAAGGACTGAGTAACATTCTGTTCAAAAGAACATCTATTCCCTAGAAATTTCTATGGCTTGAGAAAGGCTGAAAAATTCTTGATGATTCCTCCTTACACTTaaggtttttaatttcttttttcttttgaatttcCTGTGATTGAACCACATCATCTATAATTTTTTATATCTTTAtaattttcagtttaaaatcTTGCATTCTCTAAAACCTTAAAATAGCATCTGGGATTCTTGGGAAAATAATGTGGGTGTGCTCAACTGACGTTATTCTGGAATAGGAATATATTGAGTAAATAGAGGATGTTACATGGCTACATGCGCTCactcttgaaatatttttcaacatgagAACAGAAATTTTGCATCTCCACGTActcatgtaatgttctatttattatataaacaccaatgaaataccaaaccattttactttAATAGCTTTTGCTGTGAAAGGtgtgatttattatgtagcaatagcaatggtgatcttttcacatgatgaaatttttacatgtaaagaTAACACGTTTTTgtgcgaaagctcacctggtgtACAGCTAAATCAAAACAGGTTGCTTTGGTAATCGGTCTTCTGGGCATATGGAAAAATGCAATGATTTACTTGAGTGagcaccaaacaatagctttcCAATACCCAAAGCAACCGttattgaatcagctatatatttcattggtgtttatataataatatggAATATCAGTTTGATTTTCATGCTGGGGTACGTAGgttaaaaacaattgaaaattaTAAACCATCAGCACAAAAAGTGGTTGTGCATGATTGCTGATGAGAGGTGGTTTTTTACAAGAGGTGGTCATTTATGCGAGGTTCTAATTAAGATTTGACTgggacaattttgtttttggggGTTGGTGGTTAGTTATAGGAGTTGGCGGCTCATGAGAGGCGGTCACACATTGATGTTCCACAGTATCTCTTTAAACTTTACAAATGTGTATGAGAACTCcaatttatttctatttttttggcagttttaaGAGACATGCATTTTGAAGCTCAGATTTTTATGTTTACCTTTactctattttcctttttgcttttcAGCCTTAATTTGCAACTTTTTCATGGCCAGCGATGACAAACAACAATGTTGTCACCCTTAGCTGGCTACTGTCCCAAGATTTACCTCAAGCATACATCTTCACTGAGAGACCATCGACATTCAACCGCAAAGCAACCTTCATCAATGACAAGAAATATGTTATTCATGACTACTCACCAGATATCACAAGTGACAGCAGGCACCTAAAGGCCATGAGAGCCTGCCCTGTGGCAGGAAGCAAGTTCCCCATTTTGGTTACTCGAGACATAAACCCACTTATAAGAGAGGTGAGCTTTAATTTGTTAATTACATAAAAACATTATTGATTATCCTACCGAGTTAGCTGACGTGATTTTTGTGCCTGGAATACTTTCTTGGTGGCGGAGTAGCCACACAAAGTGAGTGATGAGGCCACGAGGGATTTTCGAAATTGAGAAGCCCCAAGGGAAAATTCCACGAGGCTCCACTACTGCCAAAAATAAAAGCTATTGCCTGCATCCTGCCGGCTATGCAGGCTAAGAGGGGTGCCTGGACAAAAATTCCAAGTTTCTTGAGACCTCTTGCCTTCTATAACCACTCTTGGATCGGAAAGTAGCGTCCTATTGTCAGACTGTGTCATAAAGGAAAGTTGTTCAGGAATGAAAGAAGGGTCGCCCTCCCAGGCGAGTCAACTTTAGTGTGTTTTGAGAATTAAGATAACCCATTTGCCTGAGCCAGCAGCTCTGATGCATGCTGCGACTGTCTAAAACAGGGCCATCAAATGCTGTGATTGTGTTATTGACTGAGCaaaagtgtttatatggagaaaagttggccttgcctaggagggtgaccctaccATCAAAAAAGGCGGTTCACGCTTGTAGCTGAGCCAACTTTATCTAAACGGTTTCCCATGTTTTGTAATGAAGTGTTAAAAAATTGGCTCACCCAGGGTAGTTTAGGTAGGCAAGTGATACTTTTACCAAGGGTAACTTTTGTGCTTATAAATAAACAGGGCCTTAGGCACAATTTAGTCTCATGTCTGGTGATCAAAAACTAATCACGCTCAAAGGCTAGTGTCCAATAGTTTGGAAAGCAGAATGGACATTTAGATACTTTTCTGTGCgattagttgttgttgttattatgatTCGATGTACTAAGATTTTCCGGTCAGCAGTCATGTGTCAAAATTGTTACGTCAAGAACACGTCATGAAAATGTGCATGTCATTTTTTACTGAGGATTTATGCTTTCGTCTCGCTGATCGTTTTATGTATGTTTACCGCGTTGGATCAGTTTAAATATAGTTGTGTTATTCAGGAAGGTTTGCAAATCACTCTCTTCGTCGTCAATTATTCTCTCCGACACAGCTAGAGCACATTCTTTAGGGATTCTTACACCTGGTGAAAAAATTTGTGTTATAGCTGCCTTAAAACTGACCCCTTTGTTTGACTTTCGTTGTTCATTTGTGTGTTCACACACTTTTAATTTACTGTTCAGAAGGACTGTTCAAATGATCTGCTTTGTAGGTAACTATGTGTTGGAGATCACTTTAGCACATGTAAATTTTCTTGACAATTTATGTGGTGAATAGTTATAAGAATACGTGAGGCTTTACGTTACCTTGTTGCGATTAGTTCAACGGAAGCtcactttttcattttcccacAAACAGGAAGAAAATAGAGGACAATTCAAAAATCACGTGGTCGTAATCACGTGGTGTCAATTTACATTCTCCAACCAAGAGCCAGATTTTTGCGCATGTTCCCTTTTTGGACATTTGCGTTTAGCCGTGGTTTTATAGTTAATTTACCCGCtggaatttgttgttgttttgagatgaaaaacaaaaagttccaGCGGACTTTTTTCATATCGATTCtttagagcgttttcactcgcGTTTCCAGCAGCTATGCAAATAGACCatttttacagttgtgggcgtaatatcctagcctttgagtgaacgtgaggctgaggttgaccttgttttgatacaaacctcttttttttttttcttatggaaattttgctaaaaaaataataccgtatttattcgaataagtgcccgacctcgaattagcgcccacctcgaataagcgcccatcttaaaggcagaaaaagtaataagcacccaccccctcctcctcccaatcaaactcaaataagccctcacccccaccccacccacttgagtgcgTAAATTccaataagagacttccccgaggacggagttttcttcagagtattttacagaaaccttggtTTGTTACTTCTTCGTGTTTTGTTATtaacatttattgttttgttgcaaaataaacatacttcacttgctgaaaatggtgaaaatttaataagcgcccagcctcgaataagcgcccactttcaaggtccaaaaatttaataagcgcccagggcggttaatcaaataaatacggtagttagCATAACATCatcatgatttacataataaagcaggaagggtcttatcaaaacaaggtcaattcCAGCCTCGTTtgcacctgtaactgtaaaatagGCTGTCGATCGAGAATTTTCACAAGATGTCTCATTCGCCATCTTGGTGTccgttttattattttgaaacaccaacatggcggactgGAGGTGAAGGCTTTTGTGGACTTtaagcctgcgtagctggcaggtttttgttttgagtgtgtattttttcttttgtggttcCCAAAGTAAGATTTAGAGCGGCGCGAATGCTGAAGACAGGTCGAAACAGAAAAcgatgggggagggggcgagGGGAGAAGGTCGCCTTCTGGGACTGGGAAAGGTGCTTCCCTGTAAGTCTGCTTATCTTTATCTCtttctgctttttctttttctagcaTTGGTCAAAGTGGCTTCCGTTTTTTCCTACGCCCGACATAAGAATTTTCAACCAAGAAGACACTGGGGACAAACCTTTAATTGTGAACTTTCCGTTTCaaagttttcccgccaaaaagcATGCCGTCCATCCCGACATTCACTACAAGCTCAGCTCCAAGGCGCGAATCCCTGAAATGGGAGCACCGTGCCCCCGATACATGTCACGTGATAACTACACCCTCCCTTGTATGATAAAAGCAACTCAAGGAAAAGCAAAGCGTGGAACGTTTCTCGTGAGAACAGAGAATGAAgcaaaaaaggcttttgatGAGCTCAATAGGCACTTCTGTGATGCGGAACTTGTCGTGACGGAGGTAATAGAGAATATCTCCAAGTGTTTAATCGTTCAATTGTATTTGTTTCAAGATGGTCAAATTCACTGGCTGGGAGTGAAATGTAAGTCAAACATGCCGTTTGCCAAGCGACCTTCGGGTTTCGTCCCAAAGCCCGACGTAAATTGGAACGAGCAGACGGAGCTTAAAGAACAGTTGCGTGACGTGGTGTCACCCGTCACGCAATACCTTCATCGGAACGGCTATTTTGGATTCACGGGTGTCGAAATGTTAGTCAACGATGAAGGTTGTTTTGTTATTGATGTGAATCTTAAAATTTCGTCCTCGACAAATCTTTTGTTGATCGCTCCTCATATGGCGGCGCTGGGCTATCCTATCTCGTACGTCACCAACGTTTTGTCCACAAACATCAAACTTCTACTCGAAGCCATTGACCGTCTTAATCGTCAAGCGAAGGGAAGAGTAATTCTCTTAGCGGATGGAGAGCGATCGGTAGAATTCCATCACAAGGCTTGCGTTGTGGTGTTTGCAAGAAACTGTGAAGATGCTTTTTATCTTCAAGGTGAACTCACTAGAGCTACAGCTAATGATTTTCCGCTTGCCGCTTCCATGAACGGTAACCCATAATCCCGTTCGCAACAAGTATATTTTCCTGGTCTGCTGTCGGAAAAAAAACTCGGTTCCCGTATACGAATCGActttccgtccacacgaaaccagtcagggggcttaagcaacgacgactgcgacggcaacgaggacagcaaaaaagcaataggtttataaaagcaaaacaacaactttgcacgtgcatcacgcttttttgtacatttcttagccgttgttgcacgactacaacgtgaaagtcaTGCGAATTTctcgttttgtcgaggacgggaacacgtgacagtaactttctttttcttttcctgaactttgacgTGACATTCCTTTAGAATCAACTCCAAAAAATTTGCCCGCAGTTGACGAATTAAACTAGTTTGAATAATagtgataaagtttgaggcagcgcgaattcgcTTTACAGTTGACGTTTGTGTAACCGTcgctgtcgttgttgcttatCTCTGGCCAGTGAATCCGCTCATCGAAACTGCATCTTTTTGAAACGGCTCTACAGGGTGATATCTAAGGCTCCGTCAACACGAACCCGTGTAAATAATATATACGGTTTCTAAAAAGTCCGGATTCGTGTGGTCGTGGCCTAAAACTTAGCTACAGAAAATTGTCTTTAAGATTTTTCCCATTCAAATGCCATTCTGttaaattttattcaaaaacgTAAATTAAGGCAAGtgttttctcattttattaagacttcaaaattttattcagcaatgcgaaaaaaagaaatatttatttcttcctGTATCTGGAGAGCCGATGAAATTTAATTGTATTGGTTAAATATTTAATAAGCTGTTGAATTTTTCATTAGGAgaaaaattttggaattttgaTATTTGTTCCCTCAAAAACTCTTAGAGTTTGTTCTTTCAAAGTAGCAAGGACCCTGATGAATCTTCTTATGCTTGGAAACTAGTCAGTTCATGTACCAGAACGCTACTGTAAGGCAATCGTACCATATTTTTAACCAAGAAAATCAGAAAATCCCCTTGACACAAAGGCTGTTTTCATTTTATACCGGATAGGTTTTTGTGTCGACACGAAATGCTATCCGGTATCATCattatcgtcgtcatcatcatcatcatcatcagggTTTGTATTCACTCTTGGCGGAGGAACCCCTCCTTGGATTGATCCCACAGGTGTCTGTGCTTGGCTAATCTTCACCATACGAGTCCAAACTGTCTGGTGAGATCGTCTCTTCACCTTGGTTTTGGACGACCCTGTTTTCTGGTCCAAAATCTTGGGGTTCACCCTGTTGCTCTGATGGTCCAACGGTTATCAAATAGCCGTGCGATGTGACCTGCCCATCTATGCTTTGCTTTCCTGATAGTGTTGGTGGTATCGCTTACGCTTGTTTCTTGTCGGGTCCAGGTTTTTCGCTTTCGATCTCGAAGGGTAATGCTTGGCATTATGCGTTCCATCTTGCGCTGTGCGACCGCAAGCTTTTCCATCATAGCGTTGTTCAGCGCCCATGTCTCGCAGCCATATGTCATTACTGGTAGAATGTACTCGTCGTGTATCTTCCTCTTTATGTTCCTGCTTCCCTTGCGGCCTCTCATGATGTTACCCACTTTACCAAAGGCAGCCCAACCAAGTGCGGTCCTCTTCCAGAAGCTAATGTCAGGAAGCAGATCACCGAAATCCGGTATAGTATAGTATAAACAGCAGCGGCACAGAAATGGAACAAGTCTTTTATACACATTCATTCAAACATCGTGCTCGAGCGGTTGGCTGAGAGGGTCTGGTGAACTAAATCCCAGTCATCGCTCCTGAAAATTTACTTCCGTCTCCGTGGGTACCAGTCCTCCTCGctcctacttattcacttccgctacaGTGCGAATACCTGTTCACATTGCACCAAAGTGTGGCACAGAACTTATCCGATATGTGAGGCTCCATTTTTGAGATCGGCGCggtgcagcttcgctccgttataGAAATCGCGCCGCAATCACCATTCTTGTGTGTAAACACAATGTCTATTCtgtatggttttcgtgctgaCGCAAGAGCCATGCGGCATAGTGTGAATATGCCTAACATGATACGGCCAAGGGAGAAATTTTGTGTAGCCAATGAAAGCAGGAAGCAGGTCATGATTGGTTTTGTTTGACCTCTGATCGGTTTGCGGATAAAGTGGCACGAGTGGGCTTTTTTCTGTCAATCACAACAATAGATAACTAAAGCttcggtaaaacgggcaacaatgCAAAAAcgtaaacttgttttgcagtaTTGCAGCTAAACGAGTCGAAAAGCGATGTTACACGTTTTACCATCCGCGTTTTTAACCTAGTAGCAACCTGATTTgctgcaagacaggtttgatgtgggtggcaaaaagcgcaataagacaagttgcatgttttttgttgcccgtttttccgtaccttagAGCAAATTGAAAACCACTCTACGTGCCATTTATTCACCTTAATTTTTCTAAGGCGTTAGTTGTTGGGTTCCGGCTTTAGAATTCTATTTCGTTTGACTTTCACATGAGCGCCTAGCTGTTTGGGAACAAAACTGTGTGAAAAGTTTTATGAAGTTAAATTATATATTTGTAGCGTGAATTTGTAGTAGGTTTATGTTTAGGTACATTTTTTCCTGGAATGGCTTCGAGGGTTGATTTGTATTGAAAAAAtagtataaaataaataactgcGTAATTTAAGTATATAAGTGAGAGGTCGAGTGATACTAATTATTATCGCACTAGGTAGTTAACAACAATTTTTACATTCTTCAATTGTAACAATGTTATGAACAATATTTCTATCTCAATAACAAATAAAATGCATTTCTTTAACAATTTATAGCGTGCAATGCAGGCGTATTTTCAGTGTTTTGCAGTGCGAATGATGATAGCAAAGGGTACCAATGCAACCAACAAAGAGTTGGGA
This window contains:
- the LOC140923357 gene encoding uncharacterized protein, producing MTNNNVVTLSWLLSQDLPQAYIFTERPSTFNRKATFINDKKYVIHDYSPDITSDSRHLKAMRACPVAGSKFPILVTRDINPLIREHWSKWLPFFPTPDIRIFNQEDTGDKPLIVNFPFQSFPAKKHAVHPDIHYKLSSKARIPEMGAPCPRYMSRDNYTLPCMIKATQGKAKRGTFLVRTENEAKKAFDELNRHFCDAELVVTEVIENISKCLIVQLYLFQDGQIHWLGVKCKSNMPFAKRPSGFVPKPDVNWNEQTELKEQLRDVVSPVTQYLHRNGYFGFTGVEMLVNDEGCFVIDVNLKISSSTNLLLIAPHMAALGYPISYVTNVLSTNIKLLLEAIDRLNRQAKGRVILLADGERSVEFHHKACVVVFARNCEDAFYLQGELTRATANDFPLAASMNGNP